TCGATGAGGGGTCGGATGGCGTCGAAGTCGTCGTCGTTCGTGTGGCTCACCCTTCGCAACCTACCGAGTGCTGGTCAGTCTGCGGGTTCGAACACCCGGATCGAGTCGAGCTCCCGATAGTGCTGGGCGACATCGAGCCCGTAGCCGACGACGAAGTCGGGCGGGATGGGGAAGCCGACATAGCGGACGTCGTCGGAGCGGGCCCCTTCACGCACCAGCAGGGCACACACCTCGAGGCTCGCAGGACCGCGATCGTCGAGAAGCTGGCGCAGATACCGGAGGGTCAGACCCGAGTCGACGATGTCCTCGACGAGGATGACATCGCGCCCGCGGATGTCGGTCTCGAGATCCTTGACGATGCGAACCACTCCACTCGTGGTGGTCGAGTCGCCGTAGGAC
This is a stretch of genomic DNA from Acidimicrobiales bacterium. It encodes these proteins:
- the hpt gene encoding hypoxanthine phosphoribosyltransferase, which gives rise to MAVPKGTLGKTVIGADELAARVRDLGAQITKDYAGRQPLLIGVLKGAFIFMSDLGRAIDVPVEFDFMAVSSYGDSTTTSGVVRIVKDLETDIRGRDVILVEDIVDSGLTLRYLRQLLDDRGPASLEVCALLVREGARSDDVRYVGFPIPPDFVVGYGLDVAQHYRELDSIRVFEPAD